The following are encoded in a window of uncultured Sphaerochaeta sp. genomic DNA:
- the rpsM gene encoding 30S ribosomal protein S13 produces MARIAGVDLPNKAVKIALTYIYGIGRFSAVEICEKTKIDPDTSINTLSSDDLAVLRKVIEEEYKVEGRLRTEVALNIKRLMDIGCYRGLRHRKGLPVNGQRTKTNARTRKGKKKTVASKKK; encoded by the coding sequence ATGGCGAGAATTGCAGGTGTAGATTTGCCGAACAAGGCAGTAAAAATCGCCTTGACCTATATTTATGGGATTGGTAGGTTTTCGGCGGTTGAGATTTGTGAAAAAACAAAAATTGATCCCGATACAAGTATTAATACCCTTTCCAGTGATGATCTGGCAGTATTGCGTAAGGTAATCGAGGAAGAGTACAAAGTAGAAGGACGTTTGAGAACAGAAGTTGCTCTGAACATCAAGCGCCTTATGGACATCGGTTGCTATCGTGGCCTTCGTCATCGTAAGGGTCTTCCCGTTAACGGACAGAGGACAAAAACCAATGCCCGTACTCGCAAGGGTAAGAAGAAGACCGTTGCGTCCAAGAAGAAATAA
- the rpsK gene encoding 30S ribosomal protein S11 produces MATIKRKVKKTVYEGNVYIQATFNNTIVTVTDLNGNAVSWASAGGLGFRGAKKSTPYAAQTTAEKAAKAAMDSGLQEVNVFVKGPGVGRESAIRTLGVLGLKVRSIRDVTPIPHNGCRPRKSRRV; encoded by the coding sequence ATGGCTACTATTAAACGTAAAGTCAAGAAAACGGTATATGAAGGTAATGTCTATATTCAGGCGACCTTTAACAATACCATTGTTACCGTTACCGATCTTAACGGGAATGCGGTATCTTGGGCTAGTGCCGGTGGACTTGGTTTCCGTGGCGCTAAGAAGTCCACCCCCTATGCAGCACAGACCACTGCCGAAAAGGCTGCCAAAGCTGCTATGGATAGTGGATTGCAGGAAGTGAACGTATTTGTGAAGGGACCCGGTGTTGGACGTGAGAGCGCCATCAGGACGTTGGGTGTGCTCGGACTTAAGGTCCGTTCCATTCGTGATGTCACCCCCATCCCACACAATGGATGCAGACCTCGCAAGAGTAGAAGAGTCTGA
- the rpsD gene encoding 30S ribosomal protein S4: protein MARYTGPKCRYCRAERTKLFLKGDRCHSGKCPLNDIKSTGLPGKDPRARSKKPTDYGLQLREKQKLKRTYCMLEKQFKLTFNEATRLPGKTGENLIMLLEQRLDNVVFRLHFASSRSQAAQLVNHGHVFVNGKRVSIPSYRLRPGDEVSVGKSGQKMLIIKENLKEYTKSGVCQWLNLDVDAMKGTFIAVPRRSEVTELEKINEQLVVELYSR from the coding sequence ATGGCTAGATATACTGGACCTAAGTGCAGATATTGTAGAGCAGAGAGGACCAAGTTGTTCCTCAAGGGTGACCGATGCCATAGTGGCAAGTGCCCGCTTAATGACATCAAGTCCACTGGGCTTCCTGGTAAGGATCCCCGCGCGCGCTCCAAGAAGCCGACCGACTACGGTTTGCAGTTGCGCGAGAAGCAGAAACTGAAGAGAACTTATTGCATGCTTGAAAAGCAGTTCAAGCTTACCTTCAATGAGGCAACAAGACTTCCTGGTAAGACCGGTGAAAACTTGATCATGCTTCTTGAGCAGAGGCTTGATAATGTGGTGTTTAGGCTCCACTTTGCTTCCAGCCGTAGTCAGGCTGCACAGCTGGTTAATCACGGACATGTTTTCGTGAATGGCAAGCGTGTTTCCATTCCTTCTTACCGCCTTCGCCCAGGTGATGAGGTTTCCGTAGGCAAGAGTGGTCAGAAGATGTTGATTATTAAAGAAAACCTCAAGGAATACACCAAAAGTGGCGTATGCCAGTGGCTGAACCTCGATGTAGATGCCATGAAAGGCACTTTCATCGCAGTTCCGAGAAGAAGTGAAGTCACCGAGCTCGAAAAGATAAACGAGCAGCTGGTTGTCGAGTTGTATTCCAGATAA
- a CDS encoding DNA-directed RNA polymerase subunit alpha, producing MARKNLLKGFKKPKGITFEHSAVEPNYGKFIAYPFERGFGTTIGNTLRRVLLSSIQGYAVTAVKFTSFNEDGVPHLISSEYEQLPGVREDIADIIASLKKLQIKMPDDSEGTNLLIECKGPGVVTGANFERDQVEITNKDLVLFTMMDDANIEMEVQIDLGRGYVPSEINEKYVEEIGTIPIDASFSPVTRVKYSIEPTRVGYRSDYDKLTLEIYTDGTIIPQNALAEAAKIAKDYFQIFINFDETLINNNDEVDEEEERVRKILNTSVEELELTVRSSNCLKNANIRTIGDLTKKTEEEIAKTRNFGKKSLQEIKEKLKEWNLSLGMTDYSVLKTAIKVPGNKEEENEA from the coding sequence ATGGCACGCAAAAACCTTCTGAAGGGCTTTAAGAAGCCCAAGGGGATCACCTTCGAACATAGCGCAGTTGAGCCGAACTATGGGAAATTCATCGCTTATCCGTTTGAGAGAGGCTTTGGTACCACGATCGGTAACACGCTTAGGAGGGTACTCCTCTCATCGATCCAGGGGTATGCCGTCACTGCCGTAAAGTTCACCAGCTTCAATGAAGATGGTGTTCCCCACTTGATCTCAAGTGAATATGAGCAGCTTCCCGGTGTTCGCGAAGATATCGCGGATATCATTGCCTCGCTCAAAAAACTACAGATCAAGATGCCCGATGACTCGGAGGGTACAAACCTCCTCATCGAGTGTAAGGGACCCGGCGTTGTGACCGGTGCAAACTTCGAGCGTGACCAGGTTGAGATCACCAACAAGGATCTGGTTCTTTTCACGATGATGGATGATGCCAACATCGAGATGGAAGTTCAGATAGACCTTGGTAGGGGCTATGTCCCGTCTGAAATCAACGAGAAGTATGTGGAAGAGATTGGGACCATCCCCATTGATGCCAGCTTCTCACCGGTTACCCGCGTAAAGTATTCGATTGAACCCACCCGTGTTGGCTATCGTAGTGATTATGACAAGCTCACACTGGAAATCTACACTGATGGTACGATTATTCCTCAGAATGCGCTTGCAGAGGCTGCTAAGATTGCAAAGGATTATTTCCAGATCTTTATTAACTTTGATGAAACGTTGATCAACAACAATGACGAAGTTGATGAAGAGGAGGAACGCGTCCGCAAGATACTCAACACTTCCGTTGAGGAACTTGAATTGACAGTACGCTCCAGCAACTGTCTGAAGAACGCAAACATCCGAACCATCGGCGATCTCACCAAGAAGACTGAGGAAGAGATTGCAAAAACGAGGAACTTTGGCAAGAAGAGCCTCCAGGAAATTAAGGAGAAACTGAAGGAGTGGAATCTCAGCCTTGGGATGACCGACTACAGTGTCCTGAAAACTGCAATCAAAGTACCAGGGAACAAGGAAGAAGAGAATGAAGCATAA
- the rplQ gene encoding 50S ribosomal protein L17: protein MKHKIGFNALNRSSAHRKALKRNMVTSLFRYERIETTKAKALEVRKMAEKMITRAKVDNVANRRQIARDIYDEAIVAKLFTEIAPLFVERKGGYTRVLKTGNRLGDAAEMVILELVEKTSKPEKKAEKKTEKKAEKKTEKKSEQKTEKKASKPAKKAEKKDKEEK, encoded by the coding sequence ATGAAGCATAAGATTGGATTCAATGCGCTTAATAGAAGCTCTGCACACCGTAAAGCTTTGAAGCGCAACATGGTGACCAGTCTGTTCAGATATGAGCGGATTGAGACCACCAAGGCAAAGGCTCTGGAAGTACGCAAAATGGCTGAGAAAATGATCACCCGCGCTAAAGTTGACAATGTGGCCAATCGCCGCCAGATTGCACGGGACATTTATGATGAAGCAATTGTTGCAAAGCTCTTCACAGAGATCGCTCCCTTGTTTGTCGAGCGGAAGGGCGGTTACACCCGTGTCCTGAAGACCGGCAATCGTCTCGGTGACGCTGCCGAGATGGTAATCCTCGAGCTGGTGGAGAAAACTTCAAAGCCCGAGAAGAAGGCCGAAAAGAAGACTGAAAAGAAAGCTGAGAAGAAGACTGAGAAGAAATCTGAACAGAAGACTGAAAAGAAGGCCTCAAAACCAGCCAAGAAGGCTGAGAAGAAGGACAAAGAGGAGAAATAA
- the rny gene encoding ribonuclease Y produces the protein MNNILLILLSCFIGIIFGWLGRWLYAKFKLTSVEQKAIRLNEEAIKEAEAKSKELLLETRDQLLKEQQQQEREARERRIELQRSERRLTQKEENLEHKQAELDAIKKQLGDWEGNLSKKEQEIAEKEGSLITELERIAGLSADEAKNIIMETMYNDARRDAQLMINKIEQEAQLSADKKARDIVVTSIQRLATEVVSDATVSSVNLPSDEMKGRIIGREGRNIRTLETLTGVDVIIDDTPEAVVISCFDPVRKEIARVALERLVQDGRIHPARIEEVVNKVSKEVGRIIADEGEKVIFDLGVHNVSPEMIRALGRLYFRTSYGQNVLNHSKEVAILSGMIASEVGANSELALRAGLLHDIGKGTETESDANHAEMGAEMAKRLGEDPKIVNAILAHHNDTEPQTLEAVIVQIADAISAARPGARRETLDNYIKRLESLEHIAESFEGVDKAYAIQAGRELRILVNNDQVNDDGAKEIAKGIASRIEAELRYPGRIKVTIIREMRVVEYAR, from the coding sequence ATGAACAATATACTTTTGATCCTCCTAAGTTGTTTTATTGGTATCATCTTTGGTTGGTTAGGCCGTTGGCTGTATGCGAAATTTAAGCTTACCTCCGTTGAACAGAAAGCTATTAGGTTGAATGAGGAAGCTATAAAGGAAGCGGAAGCAAAAAGCAAAGAGCTTTTGCTTGAGACTCGGGATCAGTTGTTGAAAGAACAACAACAGCAGGAACGAGAGGCTAGAGAGAGACGGATTGAACTGCAACGTTCTGAGAGAAGACTCACGCAAAAAGAGGAAAATCTCGAGCATAAGCAGGCTGAATTGGATGCTATCAAAAAGCAATTGGGAGATTGGGAAGGAAACCTTTCCAAGAAAGAACAAGAGATTGCCGAAAAAGAAGGCAGCTTGATTACAGAACTTGAACGTATCGCTGGACTTTCTGCTGATGAAGCCAAGAATATCATCATGGAAACCATGTACAACGATGCGAGGAGAGATGCCCAGCTCATGATCAACAAGATTGAGCAAGAGGCCCAGCTCTCCGCTGACAAAAAAGCAAGGGATATCGTCGTTACCTCGATTCAAAGGTTGGCAACAGAGGTCGTCAGTGATGCGACGGTCAGTTCAGTGAATCTTCCCAGTGATGAGATGAAAGGCAGGATAATCGGTCGTGAAGGCCGCAATATTCGCACCTTGGAAACACTCACTGGTGTGGATGTAATTATCGATGATACGCCTGAGGCTGTAGTTATTTCCTGTTTTGACCCAGTTAGGAAGGAAATTGCTCGTGTCGCGCTCGAGAGACTTGTCCAGGATGGAAGAATTCATCCGGCACGTATCGAAGAGGTGGTGAACAAGGTATCGAAGGAAGTGGGGAGGATCATTGCAGACGAAGGTGAGAAAGTCATCTTCGACCTAGGGGTACATAATGTGAGCCCTGAGATGATTCGTGCACTTGGTCGACTGTACTTTAGGACCAGCTACGGGCAGAATGTGTTGAATCACTCGAAGGAAGTAGCCATTCTCTCCGGCATGATCGCCAGTGAGGTCGGTGCAAATAGTGAGTTGGCACTCCGTGCTGGACTCCTGCATGACATCGGAAAAGGAACTGAAACTGAGAGTGACGCAAACCACGCGGAAATGGGCGCGGAAATGGCTAAACGACTTGGGGAAGATCCCAAGATTGTGAATGCCATCCTTGCTCACCATAACGATACAGAACCGCAGACCCTGGAAGCAGTAATTGTGCAGATAGCCGATGCTATCAGTGCAGCGAGACCAGGAGCAAGGCGGGAGACGCTCGATAATTACATCAAGCGCCTTGAGTCGCTGGAACACATCGCTGAGAGTTTTGAAGGCGTGGATAAGGCATATGCCATCCAAGCCGGTAGAGAACTCAGGATATTGGTTAATAATGACCAGGTCAACGACGACGGGGCTAAGGAGATTGCCAAGGGCATCGCCAGCCGCATTGAAGCTGAACTGAGGTATCCGGGCAGAATCAAGGTGACCATCATCCGTGAGATGAGGGTTGTCGAGTACGCTAGGTAG